Proteins encoded in a region of the Mycolicibacterium chitae genome:
- a CDS encoding 3-hydroxyacyl-CoA dehydrogenase, with protein MDLKDAVAVVTGGTSGLGLATVRRLIGAGARVVALDLKGADAIAPLGDRATFVETDVTDPDSVSAALDAAEKFGAVRVAVNCAGVVNTVKTLGKDGPFPLSSFRKVIEVNLIGTFNVIRLAAERIVRTEPINGERGVIINTASVAAYEGQVGQAAYSASKAGVVGMTLPIARDLSRELVRVVTIAPGLFMTPMLASLPEEAQKSLGKQVPHPARLGDPDEYGALAVHIVENPMLNGEVIRLDGAIRMAPR; from the coding sequence ATGGACCTCAAAGACGCCGTAGCCGTCGTCACCGGCGGCACGTCGGGGCTCGGGCTAGCCACTGTCAGGCGGCTTATCGGCGCCGGAGCGCGGGTCGTTGCCCTGGACCTCAAGGGCGCCGACGCGATAGCTCCGCTCGGTGACCGCGCGACGTTCGTCGAAACCGACGTCACGGACCCGGATTCGGTTTCTGCAGCGCTGGACGCTGCCGAAAAGTTCGGAGCAGTCCGCGTCGCCGTGAACTGCGCGGGTGTGGTTAACACGGTCAAGACGCTCGGCAAAGACGGGCCGTTCCCGCTGTCGAGCTTTCGGAAAGTGATCGAAGTCAATTTGATCGGCACATTCAACGTGATTCGACTGGCTGCGGAACGCATCGTCCGAACTGAGCCGATCAACGGCGAACGTGGTGTCATCATCAACACCGCATCGGTGGCCGCCTACGAAGGGCAGGTCGGGCAAGCGGCATATTCTGCGTCAAAAGCGGGTGTAGTCGGAATGACTCTTCCGATAGCCCGGGATCTGTCCAGGGAATTGGTGCGGGTTGTCACCATCGCGCCGGGTCTGTTCATGACGCCGATGCTGGCATCGCTGCCGGAGGAGGCTCAGAAGTCGCTCGGTAAGCAGGTGCCGCACCCAGCCCGACTGGGCGACCCAGACGAGTACGGTGCCCTAGCTGTTCACATCGTTGAGAACCCCATGTTGAACGGCGAAGTAATCCGACTCGACGGTGCCATTCGTATGGCTCCTCGGTAA